CTATGCATGTAAGCCCTTTATCAAATACAACAGCAGACCTCCTCACAATCATCTCCAGCTGGGATACCTACATTTTAGACAGATAGCAAAAAACACCGACCACAAGGCCGGTGCTTTTTAAGGAGATTATGAAAAATATTTAGGATTGATACTAGTATAACCGAATCAAACATAGCCGATATCCGCCCTAAGACCGATATTACAAAAAGAACTCCCTTTCGGAAGTTCTTGAATTGTCGAGTAGTTTTTCAGTTTGCTTTTAGTACTCGCTTCAAAGGTTTGGGGAACCTTTGAAGGCTGGAGATAGTGCGAACCAAGTTCGCCTCAAAAAGAGCCGTACAGCTTGTAAAGCAAGTCACATTCGTGAAGTACACCTCTCAATATGAAAAGAACTCCCATTCGGAAGTTCTTGAATTGTCGAGTAGTTTTTCAGTTTGGTTTTAGTACGAGGCAACGAGCCGTAGGCTGTACTGAAGTACGGCAAGGCGAGTTAACGAAGTAATAAAAGATAAAATGAAGACTACCAATTATTTACCAAGAGCTGCTGCCATAGTCGCTGCAACTTCTGCTTCAAAGTCGTTTGAAGCTTTCTCGATACCTTCACCCACTTCGAAACGAGCAAATTCTACAACTGAAGCATTTACTGAGTTCAAGTAAGCTTCAACTGTTTTGCTGTCGTCCATGATGTAAACTTGTGCAAGAAGTGTGTAAGCTTGGTCAACTTGAGTGTTATCAAGCATGAAGCGATCCATTTTACCTGGGATGATTTTGTCCCAGATTTTTTCTGGTTTGCCTTCAGCTGCCAATTCTGCTTTGATAGCTTCTTCAGCTGCAGCAATCACTTCGTCAGTCAATTGAGCTTTTGAACCATATTGCAAAAGTGGCAATGCTGGTTTGTCAACCATTGCACGGCTTTCGTTGTCTTGTTCGATTTTGTGGTTGATTTGTGCCAACTCATCTTTAACGAATTGCTCATCCAATTCAGTGTAAGAAAGAACAGTTGGTTTCATCGCAGCGATGTGCATTGAGATTTGTTTAGCAAGAGTTTCGTCGCCACCATCGATAACTGAAATAACACCGATACGGCCGCCGTTGTGTTGGTAAGCACCAAATGCTTGAGCATCTGTTTTTTCAACCAAAGCAAAGCGACGGAATGAGATTTTCTCACCGATTGTTGCAGTTGCGTTTACGTATGCTTCTTCAAGGGTTTCACCTGAAGGCATAACCAATTTAAGAGCTGCTTCGTTGTCAGCTGGTTTACCTTCTGCAATTACTTTAGCAGTAGTGTTTACCAATTCAACGAATTGAGCGTTTTTCGCAACGAAGTCTGTTTCAGCGTTAACTTCAACAACTGCTGCTACGTTACCATCAACGTAAACACCTGTCAAACCTTCAGCTGCTACACGGTCAGCTTTCTTAGCTGCCTTAGCCATACCTTTTTCGCGAAGCAATTCAATCGCTTTTTCGATATCACCTTCAGTTTCAACCAATGCTTTTTTAGCGTCCATAACGCCAGCACCTGATTTTTCACGCAATTCTTTAACGAGAGCTGCTGTAATTTCTGCCATGTCTATTCTCCTTGTTTGTATTTATAAAATAGAGGAGCGGGCTCAGCCCTGCCCCTCTAGGATTGTTTTTGTTGTTTAGAATTGTACACGAGCTAAAACCATATAGATTTTAAATCGTCCTCGTTACTTATTATTTACCTTCTACAACTTCAACCAATTCTTCGATTGATTCTGTAGATGCTGGCTCAGCTGCCAATTCAGCTTCAACTGCTGCTACGCTGTCTTCACCTTGGTTACCTTCGATGATAGCGTCAGCCATTTTAGCTGTGATCAATTTAACAGCGCGAATAGCGTCATCGTTAGCTGGGATGATAACATCAATATCATCTGGATCAGTGTTTGTGTCAACCATCGCTACAACTGGGATACCCAATTTTTTAGCTTCTTTAACAGCGATTTGCTCTTTATGTGGGTCAACTACGAACATTACGTCTGGAATGCGTGGCATATCAGCGATACCGCCCAAGAATTTTTCAAGACGAGCACGTTGCTTGTTCAACAATGCTACTTCTTTCTTAGGAAGGACTTCAAAGACGCCTTCTTCTTCCATACGGTTGATTTCTTTCAAACGAGCGATACGTTTTTGGATTGTACCCCAGTTTGTAAGAGTTCCACCCAACCAACGGTGGTTGATGAAGTATTGACCAGCGCGGATAGCTTCGTCTTTAACAGCTTCAGCAGCTTGTTTTTTAGTACCTACGAACAAGATAACTGCGTCGTTTGCTGCAGCGTCACGGATGAATTCGTAAGCTTGGTCAGCCAATTTTACAGTTTGTTGCAAGTCGATAACGTGGATACCGTTACGCTCTGTGAAGATGTACTTAGCCATCTTAGGATTCCAGCGACGAGTTTGGTGACCGAAGTGTACACCAGCCT
The nucleotide sequence above comes from Streptococcus sp. 29887. Encoded proteins:
- the tsf gene encoding translation elongation factor Ts; translation: MAEITAALVKELREKSGAGVMDAKKALVETEGDIEKAIELLREKGMAKAAKKADRVAAEGLTGVYVDGNVAAVVEVNAETDFVAKNAQFVELVNTTAKVIAEGKPADNEAALKLVMPSGETLEEAYVNATATIGEKISFRRFALVEKTDAQAFGAYQHNGGRIGVISVIDGGDETLAKQISMHIAAMKPTVLSYTELDEQFVKDELAQINHKIEQDNESRAMVDKPALPLLQYGSKAQLTDEVIAAAEEAIKAELAAEGKPEKIWDKIIPGKMDRFMLDNTQVDQAYTLLAQVYIMDDSKTVEAYLNSVNASVVEFARFEVGEGIEKASNDFEAEVAATMAAALGK
- the rpsB gene encoding 30S ribosomal protein S2, producing MAVISMKQLLEAGVHFGHQTRRWNPKMAKYIFTERNGIHVIDLQQTVKLADQAYEFIRDAAANDAVILFVGTKKQAAEAVKDEAIRAGQYFINHRWLGGTLTNWGTIQKRIARLKEINRMEEEGVFEVLPKKEVALLNKQRARLEKFLGGIADMPRIPDVMFVVDPHKEQIAVKEAKKLGIPVVAMVDTNTDPDDIDVIIPANDDAIRAVKLITAKMADAIIEGNQGEDSVAAVEAELAAEPASTESIEELVEVVEGK